A segment of the Methanomassiliicoccaceae archaeon DOK genome:
GACCACTACTCGGATGCCGAGAGCGTTCTGGAGGGCATGTCCAGAGGGGGATGGGTCAAGCACGGCCACCTCTACGGGTCGGAGACCGTCATAAACGGGAACGGGAGGCTGGGCCCATGCATCTCGGACTACCACAAGGGCATCGTGGAGGACGTCACGGTCTTCACTCCCGGCGACGTCCTGGATGTGGACGGCCTGAAGGTGGACATCTGCAGGGCGATCCACAGCGACCCGACCAACGTGGGGTTCAGGTTCCACACGGAGCACGGCATCGTCTCCTACGTGAGCGACACCGAGTACACGGACGAGCTGGCAGACCAGTACGTCGGAACCAGGGTCCTCCTTCTGCCTGTGACCACCCCCACGGGGAACAGGATCAAATACCATCTATGCACCGACGACGCGATAACATTCGTCGACCGCGTCAAGCCGGAACTGGCCATCTTCATCCACCTCGGCGTCGTGATCATCCGCCGCGGCCCGGACGCGGAGGCCGCATCGGTCGAGGATGCCACGGGCGTCAGGACCATCGCCGCCCACGACCTCATGACCCTCGACGTGGGCGAAGAGCTCACCGTCTCCGACGCGGAGACCTTCGACGGCGAATGGATACCCGACTCGTCACCCTGAGACGGGATAGAACCCCGTAGTGCCCCAGAACGTGTTGTCGCCGAAGGCCGTCCAGGTCGTGTACCCGACCGGCGTCTGACCCCTTATCGTCTCCACGGCATAGTAGACGGTCCCGTCCGTCCCTCCGACCGCGGTGTTCATGGTCAGCGTGAGGTAGCCGACACCGAGATCGTCCAGACGCGAGTCGGGAACCTCCTCGAATCCCTCCAGCGCGACCCCTGCGAAGACATGGCCGCTCTTCCCGCCCATGGCAACCTGGTACCCAGCCTCGATGTACAGGGCGCAGAGCAGCGCGGAGTTGTCCTCGCAGTCCCCGTACAGGTGGTACAGGGTCTCCTGCGGGAGCGCCCAGTACTCGTCGGCACCGTAGACCCCGTAGTCCCACCCGCGGACGGACCCGTCCTCGCGTATCGTCCCAGGATACCGGACATTCAGCTGGACGAACGATGCGATGAAGTCGAGATACCCCTGGACGTCCGAAGCGTCCCCGCCGATCCTGACGTACTCGTCCGACAGGGCCCTCTCCACGGCGTCGGTCAGGCTGTCTGTGACCACCATCTCCGGGAGAAGGTCGAACGACGCAGACGTGCCGTTGTTGTAAGCGGAGTTGAACCCGCGGCTGGACTCCGTCGACGACAGGAGGTCCCCCAGGCTGATGGTGTACTCGATGGCGGCCTCGACCGGAACACCGTCCATGTCGTAAGTCCAGCTGACTGACCTGACGATGTCTCCGTACACGACGACGGTGAACTCGCATCCGTCAGCGGTGACGGTGTACGCACCGACATCCAGGGTCAGTGATGGAGATGTGACGTCGTATCCTGAGTAGCGTTCGGTGAACGATCCCGAGCCGGAGACGTCGTAGAATGTGTGGAAGCTGTCGGTCACATGCCATGTCACCTCTCCGGGAGCCACTATCGTGTCGTCGCCGGAGACGGAATATCTCTCCGGAAGCCCCGTCACGTGGATTCCGGCGAGGCCCTCCCCGGGTTCTTCCGGTGCCGGCCCGTCAGAGGACCCGTTCCCGGAACCGTGCATGACGGACACCGCATATGCAGCCAGCGCCAGGATGACGACCACGGATATGACGGCTATTGCTGACCCCGCCCTCACGCGGACGCAGCCCCCTTTGTGGTCACGACAGGGGCCACGAAGGCGTACTGCCTTATGTCCGACACCTCGAGATCGGATTTGATGTTCAGAAGACCGACCGGGACGTACTGGTCGTAGGAGGTCTCGCACAGCCAAAGATGCGTGCCGTCGAGAGTTACATCGGATATCCGGAGATGGTTCGCATAGAACCCGTCCGGCTCGAACAGGTCTAGCTCGACACCGACGACCATATGGCCGGAAACCCGGATGGTCGACGACGTGTACCCGCTCGCCGAGTACAGGGAGGCCAGCAGGAACGATGTGTCCTCGCAGTCGCCCATCCTGTGGTAGAGAGTCTCCATCGGATACGCCCAGTACTCCTCCGTGCCGTACAGGTACAGGTCGCCGTTGCCTCCGGACACCGGCACGAACTCGCCATCCTCGTACTCCAGCTCTATCGGATACTGTATTGCGAACTGGACGAAGGAGAGCAGATAGTCGGCGTAATCCTGCCCGTTCCTCTGCGCATCCGGACCATACACAGCCTCGTACTCGTCCGCC
Coding sequences within it:
- a CDS encoding MBL fold metallo-hydrolase gives rise to the protein MSFRITFLGTGGGRHTTMYQVRSTGGMLIEHDGRFLHVDPGPGALTQMHRIRYDLTRTESLIVSHCHPDHYSDAESVLEGMSRGGWVKHGHLYGSETVINGNGRLGPCISDYHKGIVEDVTVFTPGDVLDVDGLKVDICRAIHSDPTNVGFRFHTEHGIVSYVSDTEYTDELADQYVGTRVLLLPVTTPTGNRIKYHLCTDDAITFVDRVKPELAIFIHLGVVIIRRGPDAEAASVEDATGVRTIAAHDLMTLDVGEELTVSDAETFDGEWIPDSSP